A single window of Cetobacterium sp. 8H DNA harbors:
- a CDS encoding ABC transporter permease — protein sequence MSSNIGVLKDIRKKVGEENFQILSVLSGLVAMMIFFSMASPYFFTMNNMMTVALQTSIIAIIAIGQTFVLITTGIDLSIGSNMAIAGIVTSLCLVNGVPMIIAILLGLLSGIIAGLINGLLIVLGDLPPFVVTLGTMSIVRGLALVITKGIPVSGLPKAFRYIGNGKVFDIPFSVIIMFLLTGIFGFILSKTKLGTHIYACGSNIEAARLSGINTKKTLIQVYVFSGFLAACSGIVLASRIASGQPSAGIGYELFAVASAVIGGTSLAGGEGIITGTLIGALVIGVLRNGLNLMGVSAFLQEILIGVVIILAVFADRIKRR from the coding sequence GTGAGTTCGAATATAGGTGTTTTAAAAGATATTAGAAAGAAAGTGGGAGAGGAAAATTTTCAAATACTTTCAGTATTAAGTGGATTAGTAGCCATGATGATATTTTTTTCAATGGCATCTCCATATTTTTTTACAATGAATAATATGATGACTGTGGCACTTCAGACATCGATAATTGCAATAATAGCTATAGGACAAACATTTGTTTTGATTACAACAGGAATAGATTTGTCAATAGGTTCAAATATGGCGATAGCCGGTATAGTTACATCTCTTTGTTTAGTAAATGGAGTTCCAATGATAATAGCTATTTTACTGGGGCTTTTATCTGGAATAATTGCAGGATTAATAAATGGACTTTTGATTGTTTTAGGGGATTTACCACCATTTGTTGTGACTTTGGGAACTATGAGTATTGTTAGAGGATTAGCCCTTGTTATAACAAAAGGTATTCCTGTTAGTGGACTACCAAAAGCATTCAGATATATTGGAAATGGTAAGGTATTTGATATACCATTTTCTGTAATTATAATGTTTTTATTAACTGGAATTTTTGGATTTATTCTTTCAAAAACAAAATTGGGAACACATATATATGCATGTGGTAGTAATATAGAAGCGGCAAGACTTTCAGGGATAAATACAAAAAAAACATTGATACAAGTATATGTATTTTCTGGATTTTTAGCAGCGTGTTCTGGGATAGTTCTAGCGTCAAGAATAGCGTCAGGACAGCCGAGTGCTGGAATTGGATATGAACTTTTTGCAGTTGCATCAGCAGTAATAGGAGGAACAAGTTTAGCAGGAGGAGAGGGAATAATAACAGGAACACTTATAGGAGCTTTAGTTATAGGTGTTTTAAGAAATGGTTTAAATTTAATGGGAGTATCTGCATTTTTGCAAGAGATATTAATTGGTGTGGTTATTATACTAGCAGTTTTCGCTGATAGAATAAAAAGAAGATAA
- the rbsB gene encoding ribose ABC transporter substrate-binding protein RbsB — MKNNLRFLSFAVLALGMLSVAEAAKIGLVVSTQDNPFFVTLKDGAVNKAKEMGHEIVVLDSQNDPSKELANVEDLLVKGIDVLLINPTDSDAVVSAVKAANRSKIPVVTLDRASNGGKIASHISSDNVAGGVMAGEFILKKLNGKGKVVELEGIPGTTAARDRGNGFNKAVGGKLNIVAKQAADFDRTKGLNVMENILQAQPEINAVFAHNDEMALGALRAIESSGRGEIMVVGFDATDDAVKAVKEGKLAATVAQKPTLIGAKGVETADMISKKQTVPIYTPVELELITQ; from the coding sequence ATGAAAAATAATTTAAGATTTTTAAGTTTTGCTGTTTTAGCTTTGGGTATGCTCTCTGTAGCAGAAGCTGCTAAAATTGGTCTTGTAGTTTCAACTCAAGACAATCCCTTCTTTGTTACTTTAAAAGATGGTGCTGTTAATAAAGCTAAAGAAATGGGACATGAAATAGTTGTTTTAGATTCTCAAAATGACCCTTCAAAAGAGTTAGCAAATGTTGAAGATTTACTTGTAAAAGGAATTGATGTTCTTCTAATTAACCCTACAGATTCTGATGCTGTTGTTTCAGCTGTTAAAGCTGCTAATCGTAGTAAAATTCCCGTAGTTACTCTTGATAGAGCTTCTAATGGTGGCAAGATTGCATCTCACATATCTTCAGATAATGTGGCTGGTGGAGTTATGGCTGGAGAATTTATTCTAAAAAAATTGAATGGAAAAGGCAAAGTTGTTGAACTTGAAGGTATTCCTGGGACTACTGCTGCTCGTGATAGAGGAAATGGATTTAATAAAGCTGTTGGTGGAAAACTTAATATTGTTGCTAAACAAGCTGCTGATTTTGACAGAACAAAAGGGTTAAATGTAATGGAGAATATTCTTCAAGCACAACCTGAAATAAATGCTGTTTTTGCACATAATGATGAAATGGCATTAGGTGCTTTAAGAGCTATTGAATCTTCTGGAAGAGGTGAAATCATGGTTGTTGGTTTTGATGCTACTGATGATGCTGTAAAAGCTGTTAAAGAAGGAAAATTAGCTGCTACAGTTGCTCAAAAACCTACACTTATAGGAGCTAAAGGTGTTGAAACTGCCGATATGATTTCAAAAAAGCAAACAGTACCTATATATACACCTGTAGAGTTAGAATTAATAACTCAATAA
- the rbsA gene encoding ribose ABC transporter ATP-binding protein RbsA, which translates to MDKEIILQMTDICKNFPGVKALDKACLNVYKGRVMALMGENGAGKSTLMKIMTGIYSKDSGKITYHGHEISFNKTKDSQDAGIAIIHQELNLIQYMSITENIFLGREITNEFGKIDWNTMHKEARDILDLLNVNDSEKTLVKDLTIGKMQMIEIAKALSQNAKLIVMDEPTDALTDKETESLFKVIRDLTSEGKSIIYISHRLKEIPEICDDITILRDGKFIAEAEVKNINEDYIIQKMVGRTLTEQFPNITIIPGDEVLKVENLCGEYVNNANFSLKKGEILGISGLMGAGRSELAKTIYGYYKKSSGKVFIEGCEMDITSPEEGVKAGIAYVSEDRKRDGLVLELSVKENMTLSSLKYFTDMFGLNKNLENKSVQEYIEKFGIKTPSPEQIIKNLSGGNQQKVAIAKALLTNPKILILDEPTRGVDVGAKKEIYDVINELKEKGLSIIMISSEMPEVMGLSDKIMVIHEHRISGILSKNEFSQEKIMRYAVGVE; encoded by the coding sequence ATGGATAAAGAGATAATTTTGCAAATGACTGACATCTGTAAAAATTTTCCAGGAGTAAAAGCTTTAGATAAAGCTTGTTTAAATGTTTATAAAGGAAGAGTTATGGCTCTTATGGGAGAAAATGGAGCGGGGAAATCGACCCTTATGAAAATAATGACTGGTATTTATTCCAAAGATTCTGGAAAAATTACATATCATGGACATGAGATTTCTTTTAATAAAACAAAAGATTCTCAAGATGCTGGAATAGCAATTATACATCAAGAATTAAATCTTATTCAATACATGAGTATAACGGAAAACATTTTTTTAGGTAGAGAGATCACTAATGAATTTGGAAAAATAGACTGGAATACGATGCACAAAGAAGCAAGAGATATACTTGATCTTTTAAATGTAAATGATAGTGAAAAGACTTTAGTTAAAGATTTAACTATTGGAAAAATGCAGATGATTGAAATTGCAAAGGCATTATCTCAAAATGCAAAACTTATAGTTATGGATGAACCTACTGACGCACTTACAGATAAAGAAACTGAAAGCCTTTTTAAAGTTATTAGAGATCTGACTTCTGAAGGTAAAAGTATTATCTATATATCTCACAGATTAAAAGAGATTCCTGAAATTTGTGATGATATAACTATTTTAAGAGATGGAAAATTTATTGCTGAAGCTGAAGTTAAAAATATAAATGAAGATTATATCATTCAAAAAATGGTTGGTAGAACTTTGACAGAACAGTTTCCTAATATTACTATAATTCCTGGTGATGAAGTCTTAAAAGTTGAAAACCTTTGTGGGGAATATGTAAATAATGCTAATTTTTCATTAAAAAAAGGTGAAATACTTGGAATTTCAGGACTTATGGGAGCCGGAAGAAGTGAACTTGCAAAAACTATATATGGTTATTATAAAAAATCTTCAGGTAAAGTTTTTATTGAAGGATGCGAAATGGATATCACCTCTCCAGAAGAAGGAGTTAAAGCTGGGATTGCGTATGTCTCTGAAGATAGAAAGAGAGATGGATTAGTTTTAGAATTAAGTGTTAAAGAAAATATGACTCTTTCATCGTTAAAATATTTTACAGATATGTTCGGTTTGAATAAAAATTTAGAAAACAAATCTGTTCAAGAGTATATTGAAAAATTTGGAATTAAAACTCCTTCTCCTGAACAAATTATTAAAAATTTGAGTGGTGGAAACCAACAAAAAGTTGCAATTGCTAAAGCTTTATTGACAAATCCAAAAATTTTAATTTTGGATGAGCCTACTAGAGGTGTTGATGTGGGAGCTAAAAAAGAGATTTATGATGTTATAAATGAACTTAAAGAAAAAGGACTAAGTATTATTATGATTTCATCTGAAATGCCAGAAGTTATGGGATTAAGTGATAAAATAATGGTTATACACGAACATAGAATCAGTGGAATTCTTTCTAAAAATGAATTTTCTCAAGAAAAAATAATGAGATATGCAGTGGGAGTTGAATAA
- the rbsD gene encoding D-ribose pyranase, with protein sequence MKKGRLLNSELSYEISKIGHTSHITLCDAGLPIPKEVKRIDLAIEAGFPSFIKTLDAILSEMMVEEIILASEIKSINPKVYNEILDTFKKNGMNPKITEVSHENFKLITKESEAIVRTGECSPYANIILKSGVVF encoded by the coding sequence ATGAAAAAAGGTAGATTATTAAATAGTGAGCTTTCTTACGAAATTTCAAAGATTGGCCATACATCACACATAACTCTTTGTGACGCTGGTCTTCCTATTCCAAAAGAAGTTAAAAGAATAGATTTAGCTATTGAAGCTGGATTTCCTAGTTTTATAAAAACTTTAGATGCTATTTTAAGTGAGATGATGGTTGAAGAGATTATCCTTGCCTCTGAAATAAAATCTATAAATCCAAAAGTTTATAATGAAATTTTAGATACTTTTAAGAAAAACGGAATGAATCCAAAAATTACTGAAGTATCACATGAAAACTTTAAATTAATTACAAAGGAAAGTGAAGCTATAGTTAGAACTGGAGAGTGTTCACCATATGCTAATATCATTTTAAAATCAGGAGTAGTATTTTAA
- the rbsK gene encoding ribokinase translates to MKKIVVVGSINMDLVTICERAPRGGETLLGKKFMQIPGGKGANQAVAIGKMHSDVTMLGKVGKEGMGDILLNSMKNDGVDISNIEYSDESTGIAKIIVEENGQNRILVVPGANYSVDNNYIDRHMDAIKNSDIVVAQLEIPLETVKYVFKKAKELGKITILNPAPAVKLDDEIIANSDYIIPNETELELLSGISTIDDEGVEKAAQALLDKGVKGLIVTLGSKGCMFIDKNNKHKFDAYKVKAIDTTAAGDSFIGGFVNGIASGLTFEESIDRGTKVAAISVTRIGAQTSIPTLEEVLNFKGE, encoded by the coding sequence ATGAAAAAAATTGTTGTTGTTGGAAGTATTAACATGGATTTAGTGACTATTTGTGAAAGAGCTCCTCGTGGGGGAGAAACTCTTCTAGGAAAAAAATTCATGCAAATTCCTGGAGGTAAAGGAGCTAACCAAGCCGTTGCTATCGGTAAAATGCATAGCGATGTTACAATGCTTGGAAAAGTTGGAAAGGAAGGAATGGGAGATATCCTTTTAAATTCTATGAAGAATGATGGAGTAGATATTTCTAATATTGAGTACTCTGACGAATCAACTGGAATAGCTAAAATTATTGTTGAAGAAAATGGGCAAAATAGAATTTTAGTTGTCCCTGGTGCAAACTATTCCGTTGACAACAACTATATAGATAGACATATGGATGCTATTAAAAATAGTGACATAGTTGTCGCTCAATTAGAAATACCATTGGAAACTGTTAAATATGTTTTTAAAAAGGCTAAAGAACTTGGAAAAATAACTATACTTAACCCTGCACCTGCAGTTAAATTAGATGATGAAATTATTGCTAACTCTGACTATATTATTCCAAACGAAACTGAACTTGAACTACTTTCTGGAATTTCTACTATAGATGATGAAGGCGTTGAAAAAGCAGCACAAGCCCTTTTAGATAAAGGTGTTAAAGGACTAATCGTTACATTAGGAAGCAAAGGATGTATGTTTATTGATAAGAACAACAAACATAAGTTTGATGCTTATAAAGTTAAAGCTATTGACACTACCGCAGCTGGAGATAGTTTTATTGGTGGTTTTGTAAACGGAATTGCTTCTGGATTAACTTTTGAAGAATCTATTGATAGAGGAACTAAAGTTGCTGCAATATCTGTTACTAGAATAGGTGCTCAAACATCTATCCCTACACTTGAAGAAGTATTAAATTTTAAAGGAGAATAG
- a CDS encoding YwbE family protein, translated as MPGSNRKNVKVGIKVKVVKKEHQRTGELTEGIVKDILTNSQNHPHGIKVRLADGTVGRIKEII; from the coding sequence ATGCCAGGATCAAATAGAAAGAATGTAAAAGTAGGAATTAAAGTTAAAGTGGTAAAAAAGGAACATCAAAGAACTGGAGAGCTGACAGAAGGGATTGTAAAAGATATCTTAACTAACTCTCAAAATCATCCACATGGTATAAAAGTTAGATTAGCTGATGGAACTGTAGGAAGAATTAAAGAGATTATTTAA
- a CDS encoding ROK family protein, with the protein MKIYIGIDIGGTKIATIIADENFNIKSKERFLTKETITPEKTMDKIVENIGKQLQKLNLDETYIKSIGISCGGPLNSKEGVILSPPNLPGWDNVRIVEKFKEIYKKPVFIQNDANACALAEWKLGAGIGYENLIFLTFGTGMGAGLILNNKLYTGKQDTAGEVGHIRLSNTGPLGFGKKGSFEGFCSGGGIVKLGEIFLNKAIKEGYNGRLVELYRNRIEAKEILDLAQDGEELSLKIINESARRLGQGLSILIDILNPEAIIIGSIYTRCENLFNKRLKREIQKEALDISLRECKILPAKLNENIGDLAALIVATGNY; encoded by the coding sequence ATGAAAATTTATATTGGGATAGATATAGGTGGAACTAAAATAGCAACAATAATTGCCGATGAAAATTTTAATATAAAGAGTAAGGAAAGATTTTTAACAAAAGAAACAATTACACCTGAAAAAACTATGGATAAAATAGTAGAAAATATTGGAAAACAACTTCAAAAGTTAAATCTAGATGAAACTTATATTAAAAGTATTGGAATAAGTTGTGGCGGACCATTAAACAGCAAAGAAGGAGTTATCCTTTCTCCACCTAATCTTCCTGGTTGGGATAATGTTAGAATAGTAGAAAAGTTTAAAGAAATTTATAAAAAACCAGTATTTATTCAAAATGATGCCAATGCATGTGCTTTAGCAGAGTGGAAGCTAGGAGCAGGAATAGGTTATGAAAATTTAATATTTTTAACTTTTGGAACAGGTATGGGTGCGGGTTTAATACTAAATAATAAACTTTATACAGGAAAGCAAGATACTGCTGGAGAGGTTGGACACATAAGACTTTCGAATACAGGACCCTTAGGATTTGGAAAAAAGGGATCATTTGAAGGGTTTTGTAGTGGTGGTGGAATAGTAAAATTAGGTGAAATATTTTTAAATAAAGCCATAAAAGAAGGTTATAATGGAAGACTTGTGGAACTATATAGAAATAGAATTGAGGCAAAAGAAATACTAGATTTGGCGCAAGATGGAGAAGAATTATCGCTAAAGATAATAAATGAAAGTGCTAGACGTCTAGGACAAGGACTATCAATATTAATCGATATACTTAATCCAGAAGCTATAATAATTGGAAGTATATACACAAGATGTGAAAATCTTTTCAATAAAAGATTAAAAAGAGAGATACAAAAAGAAGCTCTAGATATCTCTTTGAGAGAATGTAAAATTCTTCCAGCTAAATTAAATGAAAATATAGGAGATTTAGCAGCTTTAATTGTAGCAACTGGTAACTATTAG
- a CDS encoding ABC transporter substrate-binding protein, translated as MKKTSKLLLLSSLFLGLATGAFAQKKFVLITMDSMDEHWLSVKKGAETKAKELGDVEILFRAPAGKVDPNEQTRMVEDAINQKVDAILLAPSDKSALAPVVERAIDEKIPVVIIDSPIDTEGYVTFLSTDNYAAGALAADTLAKLVDEKGKIGIINAQPGAGTAIARSSGFEDRVKEKYPNMKVVAVQYSNGDKAVALNQATDIMTANPDLAGFYGSNEGSTVGISRALEEAGKGGTVKLVGFDFSKDTITGLKNGTIQASMVQNPEMMGYEGVGSAYDSIQGKKVSKHIDTGVKVVTAGDLK; from the coding sequence ATGAAAAAAACTTCAAAATTATTACTTTTATCATCATTATTTTTAGGATTAGCAACAGGTGCTTTTGCTCAAAAAAAGTTTGTTTTAATTACAATGGACTCAATGGATGAGCACTGGTTATCAGTTAAAAAGGGAGCAGAGACAAAAGCAAAAGAGTTAGGAGATGTAGAAATTTTATTTAGAGCTCCAGCAGGAAAAGTAGATCCAAATGAACAAACGAGAATGGTTGAAGATGCAATAAATCAAAAAGTAGATGCAATATTACTAGCTCCATCTGATAAGTCAGCTTTAGCACCGGTTGTAGAGAGAGCTATAGATGAGAAAATACCAGTAGTAATAATAGATTCACCAATTGATACAGAAGGATATGTTACATTCCTTTCAACAGATAACTATGCAGCAGGAGCTTTAGCAGCAGATACTCTGGCAAAACTTGTAGATGAAAAGGGGAAGATTGGAATAATTAATGCTCAACCAGGAGCAGGAACAGCCATAGCAAGATCTTCAGGTTTTGAAGATAGAGTTAAAGAAAAATATCCAAATATGAAAGTAGTAGCAGTACAGTATTCAAATGGAGATAAAGCGGTAGCGTTAAATCAAGCTACTGATATAATGACTGCAAATCCAGATTTAGCAGGATTTTATGGTTCAAACGAAGGGTCAACTGTCGGAATTTCTAGAGCTTTAGAAGAAGCTGGGAAAGGTGGAACAGTAAAATTAGTAGGATTTGATTTTTCAAAAGATACAATAACGGGATTAAAAAATGGAACTATTCAAGCATCAATGGTTCAGAATCCAGAAATGATGGGTTATGAAGGAGTAGGTTCTGCATATGATTCAATTCAAGGTAAAAAAGTATCAAAACATATAGATACAGGTGTAAAAGTTGTAACTGCTGGAGATTTAAAATAA
- the rbsC gene encoding ribose ABC transporter permease, which yields MLKKIYSNKPLIGLIIFAIIVSILNPRFLSLNNVLNVLRQTSINSVIAIGMTLVILTGGIDLSVGSILSLTGAFGASMISGGVNPILAVIASVIVGCLFGLFNGFLISYAKLQPFIVTLVTMTLLRGATLVFTDGKPIPVRNGGDFFDNIGGGYFFDIPIPIYIMIILFIGAFYILNNLKFGRYIYAIGGNEEATKLSGVNTSKYKTLVYGACGALSALAGIIVTSRLGSAQPTAGSGYELDAIAAVVLGGTSLAGGIGTITGTALGAVIIGVLGNALNLLNVSSYYQMMIKAIVILIAVLIDKKSSK from the coding sequence ATGTTAAAAAAAATTTATAGCAATAAACCTTTAATTGGCTTAATTATTTTTGCAATAATTGTTTCTATTTTAAATCCTAGATTTTTATCACTAAATAATGTTCTAAATGTTTTAAGACAAACATCTATCAATTCAGTCATAGCTATAGGGATGACCTTAGTTATATTAACAGGTGGAATTGACCTTTCTGTAGGCTCTATTTTATCTTTAACTGGAGCTTTCGGAGCTAGCATGATATCTGGTGGTGTAAATCCTATTTTAGCTGTTATCGCCTCTGTCATCGTAGGATGCTTATTTGGACTATTCAACGGATTCTTAATTTCATATGCTAAACTACAGCCATTCATTGTTACTTTGGTTACAATGACCCTTTTAAGAGGAGCTACACTTGTATTTACAGATGGAAAGCCTATTCCAGTAAGAAATGGTGGTGACTTCTTTGACAATATTGGTGGTGGCTATTTTTTTGATATCCCTATTCCTATATATATAATGATCATATTATTTATTGGTGCATTTTATATTTTAAATAATTTAAAATTTGGTAGATATATTTATGCAATAGGTGGAAATGAAGAGGCAACTAAACTTTCTGGTGTCAATACATCTAAATATAAAACTTTAGTTTATGGTGCTTGTGGAGCTCTTTCTGCTCTTGCAGGTATTATTGTGACTTCAAGACTTGGTTCAGCTCAACCGACTGCAGGTTCAGGTTATGAACTTGATGCTATCGCTGCTGTTGTTCTTGGCGGAACTTCTCTTGCAGGTGGAATAGGAACTATTACAGGAACTGCATTAGGAGCAGTTATAATTGGGGTTTTAGGAAATGCATTAAATCTTTTAAATGTATCATCATATTATCAGATGATGATTAAAGCCATAGTTATTCTTATCGCGGTTTTAATAGACAAAAAGTCTTCAAAATAA
- a CDS encoding molybdopterin molybdotransferase MoeA yields the protein MELITLEHAVKILLEKVLPIKKYEEKTILNSLGFILNETIYSPLNNPPFNRSPLDGFSFNSHLSFGASKTSPKTLEVFTEIFAGDYFNEEIPNNMAVRIMTGAPIPKGCDCVIKQEDVLFDEKNKTFTLFKEVKKFENFCFLGEDLSVGDLVMEKGELITYNHIGVLASIGIKNIQVLKKPKIGILSLGSELVMPGSTLEEGKIYNSNLFTIASKLTYLGVETILYPPLRDDVDEVSNFIENHLDEIDLLITTGGVSVGKKDIMHDVLKKMHAERLFWKVDIQPGTPVLASLKNEKLILSLSGNPFASLVNFELLGRPILDKLSSGAIRKTTTISAEVVGEFSKKSVKRRFIRGYYSEGKVYINSDKHSSGTISSLLGKNSIVEILPGTPFLKDGDKVKVILID from the coding sequence GTGGAATTAATAACTTTAGAACACGCTGTAAAGATCTTATTAGAAAAGGTATTGCCTATCAAAAAATATGAAGAAAAAACAATTTTGAATAGTTTGGGATTTATTTTAAATGAAACTATCTATTCTCCTTTAAATAATCCTCCTTTCAATAGATCGCCTTTAGATGGATTTTCATTTAATAGTCATTTATCATTTGGAGCTTCAAAAACTTCCCCTAAAACATTAGAAGTTTTTACCGAAATTTTTGCTGGAGATTACTTTAATGAAGAAATTCCTAATAATATGGCCGTTAGAATCATGACTGGAGCACCTATTCCGAAAGGTTGTGATTGCGTTATAAAACAAGAAGATGTTTTATTCGACGAAAAAAATAAAACTTTTACACTTTTTAAAGAAGTGAAAAAATTTGAAAATTTCTGTTTTTTAGGAGAAGATTTATCTGTCGGAGATTTAGTTATGGAGAAAGGTGAACTTATAACTTATAATCATATTGGTGTTCTCGCTTCAATTGGAATTAAAAATATTCAAGTTTTAAAAAAACCTAAAATTGGAATTTTAAGTCTAGGAAGTGAGCTTGTTATGCCTGGATCTACTTTAGAAGAAGGGAAAATTTATAACAGTAATCTTTTTACAATAGCAAGTAAATTAACTTATCTTGGAGTCGAAACAATCTTATATCCACCTTTAAGAGATGATGTAGATGAAGTTTCAAACTTTATAGAAAATCATCTTGATGAAATCGATCTTCTTATAACTACTGGTGGTGTTTCTGTAGGAAAAAAAGATATTATGCATGACGTTTTAAAAAAGATGCACGCAGAAAGATTGTTCTGGAAAGTAGATATACAGCCGGGCACACCTGTCTTAGCTTCTTTAAAAAATGAAAAGTTAATTCTTTCTCTTTCAGGAAATCCTTTTGCTTCTTTAGTTAATTTTGAGCTTTTAGGTAGACCTATTTTAGATAAACTAAGTTCGGGCGCTATAAGAAAAACCACTACAATTTCTGCTGAAGTTGTCGGTGAGTTTAGTAAAAAAAGTGTTAAAAGACGTTTTATTAGAGGATATTATTCAGAAGGAAAGGTTTATATAAACAGTGATAAACATTCTTCAGGTACAATCTCTTCTCTTTTAGGAAAAAACTCAATTGTTGAGATACTACCAGGAACTCCTTTTTTAAAAGATGGTGACAAGGTTAAGGTGATTTTAATTGATTAA
- a CDS encoding sugar ABC transporter ATP-binding protein, producing MKDYLLEAKNIRKEFPGVIALAGVSFDLKPGEVHALLGENGAGKSTMMKIFSGVYQKDGGEIFLKGKATKITSPIQAAELGIGIIYQELNLCPHLSVAENIFLSREFSNGVRLDREKMESESLKILSVLHSDIDPKEKVKNLSISKQQIVEIAKALSQNADIIIMDEPTSSLSEREVAQLFEVIKELKKRGKGIIYISHKLDELKEIVDRVTIFRDGKWIKTAMFNELTLDEIISYMVGRSIDEKFPRLDTTIKTRKILELKNFSKGEYFKNINLELFEGEALGVAGLVGAGRTELCKGIFGAYGKCSGEILIDGQKVEIKSPIDAIKNGISYIAEDRKKEGLAINMSVSQNMSFPILDMISSKIIGYINRDKLAEKSNSMIEKLSIKTPSISQKVKNLSGGNQQKIVIGKWILKNPKVVIFDEPTRGIDVNAKIEIYKIINELKASGIGVIVISSELPEILGITDRMLVMCNKGIRANLETRKTNQEEIMNFATKFND from the coding sequence ATGAAGGACTATCTTTTAGAGGCTAAAAATATACGAAAAGAATTCCCTGGTGTTATTGCATTAGCTGGAGTATCCTTTGATTTAAAGCCTGGAGAAGTGCATGCTCTTTTAGGAGAGAATGGAGCTGGAAAATCTACCATGATGAAAATTTTTTCTGGTGTTTATCAAAAAGATGGCGGTGAAATTTTTTTAAAAGGAAAAGCGACAAAAATAACGTCGCCAATCCAAGCTGCAGAATTAGGAATAGGAATTATATACCAAGAATTAAATTTGTGTCCTCATCTTTCAGTAGCCGAAAATATATTTTTAAGTAGAGAGTTTTCAAATGGTGTTAGGTTAGATAGAGAAAAAATGGAGAGTGAATCATTAAAGATATTGTCAGTACTACATTCTGATATTGATCCTAAGGAAAAAGTTAAAAATCTTTCGATATCAAAACAACAGATTGTAGAAATAGCAAAGGCATTGTCACAAAATGCAGATATAATAATAATGGATGAGCCGACCTCATCTTTAAGTGAACGAGAGGTAGCTCAGTTATTTGAAGTTATAAAAGAACTTAAAAAAAGAGGTAAAGGAATTATATATATTTCACATAAGTTGGATGAATTAAAAGAAATAGTGGATAGGGTAACAATTTTTAGAGATGGGAAATGGATAAAAACTGCAATGTTTAATGAACTGACTTTAGATGAAATAATATCATATATGGTAGGAAGAAGTATCGATGAAAAGTTTCCAAGATTAGATACTACAATAAAAACTAGAAAGATTTTAGAATTAAAAAATTTTTCAAAGGGAGAATATTTTAAAAATATAAACTTAGAACTTTTTGAAGGAGAGGCATTAGGAGTGGCAGGCCTTGTTGGAGCAGGAAGAACGGAACTATGTAAAGGTATTTTTGGAGCTTATGGCAAATGTAGTGGAGAAATCTTGATAGATGGTCAAAAAGTTGAAATAAAATCTCCAATAGATGCTATAAAAAATGGGATTTCTTATATAGCTGAGGATAGAAAAAAAGAAGGATTAGCCATAAATATGAGTGTTTCACAAAATATGAGTTTTCCTATTCTTGATATGATTAGTTCCAAAATTATTGGCTATATTAATAGAGATAAATTAGCTGAAAAAAGTAATAGTATGATAGAAAAATTATCAATAAAAACACCATCAATATCTCAAAAAGTTAAGAATTTGAGTGGTGGAAATCAACAGAAGATAGTTATTGGAAAATGGATTTTGAAAAATCCAAAAGTGGTAATATTTGATGAGCCCACAAGAGGGATAGATGTAAATGCAAAAATAGAGATTTATAAGATAATAAATGAATTAAAAGCTAGTGGGATAGGGGTTATTGTTATATCCTCAGAACTTCCTGAAATATTGGGAATAACTGATAGGATGTTGGTTATGTGTAATAAAGGAATTAGAGCAAACTTAGAGACAAGAAAGACAAATCAAGAAGAAATTATGAATTTCGCTACAAAATTTAATGATTAA